Part of the Bdellovibrionales bacterium genome is shown below.
TAAGGCTCGACCTTTTTTTGGTGAGTTGGTGAGCTTTATGACTTCCGGACCCGTAGTGATCATTTGTTTGGCTGGTGAGAATGCTGTGGAAAAGAATAGAACACTTATGGGTGCCACTGACCCTGCAAAAGCAGATGTGGGAACGCTTCGTCGGCTCTTTGGCGACAATGTGGGTGAGAATGCGGTCCATGGCAGCGACAGTCACGCAAGTGCTGAACGTGAGCTGAGCTTATTTTTTGAGAAGTCTGAGATCGTTAACGTTTAGGTCTCGGGAGCTATAAGCACCTCTATCCCGTCCTGCGGACGGGATAGGAAGCTCGTACTACCTTTGTGGGTCTTTGGGTTTTTTCCCTGAAGCTGTGCGCAAACTCCATGAAACATTCAGGGCGTATTTTTTGCGCCGATGTCTTTTCTTTGTTAGGTTCTCAAGATGAGGTTTCGTAAATCGAAATTATCGATTCTAGCAGCTGTTTCTATACACCTTGCTCCTGTTTTTCTTTTCTCGTGTGCTCCGGGACAGGCAACGGTCGAGCGTCGAGCTCAACTGCATTTGCAGATCGGAACGGCCTTACTTGGAAAGGGCAATTACCCGGGAGCTCTTCAGGAATTACTGATAGCTGAGCAATTAGACCCTGAAAATCCAGCAATTCAAAACAATCTCGGCCTTGCCTTTTTTGTTCGGCAGAAGTACCCCGAAGCTGAACAACACATTCAAATGGCCTTGGTTAAGGCTCCTCATTACACGGATGCAAGAAATAATCTGGGGAGACTTTATATCGAAATGGGGAACTATAATCAGGCCATAGTCGTTTTAAAACGAGCAAATGAGGACCTTACGTATCCATTTCCAGATAAAACGCTGACGAATTTGGGAATTGCTCACTTTAATAAGGGTGAGTTCGCTGTCGCCAGGGATTATCTAAAGAAATCGCTTGGGATAAAAAGGGAGAATTGCCTCACCTTCAACTATTACGGACGTGCTCTTTTCGAGTTGAGCGACTTTCAGTTAGCTGCGGAGTCGTTTGACCAAGCGATTGCTTTATGCAAGTCTTCAAAATTCGATGAGCCTCATTATTTTAGCGCACTTAGTTATTATAAAACTGGGGACAAGTCTCGTGCTGTTGCTCGACTTGAGGAGTTGATCGCTCTTTTTCCCGAGGGGAAGTACAGTGGTCAGTCTAAGAATATGCTGAAAATGATCAGGTAGGTGGAAATGAAAAATACGGGCAAGGTACTACAAGAGAATCGCGAAAAACAGGGTATGACAATCAGTGAGGTTGCATTAGCAACTAAAATCAATCCACGTGTTTTGCAGGCCATGGAAGCTGGCAACATGGATAAGCTTCCAGCCATTTCTTTTTTGCGCGGTTTTGTTCGGTCCTACGCTGGTCACCTTAAGATGGATGGTGACCAATTACTGGCTCTCTTTAATGAAGAGTTAAACGTACAGCCTCAAGCGATAGAAGAGCTTGGAGTGGCAAACAAGGAGCCAGAGAAGAAAGAAAGCTCATCAATACCCTGGTATCACAATTTGCCGATTCTTAAGGATACTTCATTGACCTCAAAATCTTTGGTGGCAGGTAGTATTATACTTCTCATAGGATTGATTGTCGGAGTGAAGGGGATTGTTGAAAAATATGAAAAGGAGGGCCACGTTTCCAATGCCCCCGAAGATATTGTGGGATTGAAACATGAGGGTGAAACTAATATTGACGAAGGCGATCAGCTGAGAACGGCGAAATCAGTGGGATCTGCGGTTCAGTCTGAAACATCAAAATCTGATTTGTCGCGGTCGACAGCAAACGAGACGAAGAAGTCCCCAGTCCTAGCTTTGCCGTCCAATCAAAATCCAGAACCGAGTAAACAAATCAATGGGACAGGAGGACCAAAACTGCCTGTTGAACCGGTGGTGAATAAGCCAATTGCCGATATCAAGGTAACGCCGTCGGTTTCACCATCTGCAACCCCAGCGAAACTCTCAGATCAGCCAGTGAACAAAACATTGGAGGGAGTATCGCCGAAAGAAGTATTGAATACAGTTAAAAACCCGACTGAGGAAGGTGCAGCACCAGTCGGAATAAAAGGTGGAACTCAGGAGATTATTATAGAAGCCTTGGACAAAGTTGAAGTGACTTTTCGCATTGATGGCGGGGATCTGAAAAAGCTTGCGTTGCAGCCAGAGCAGGTCCATACGATTAAGGGTAAATCTTCAGTTAGCATTGATCTTATGGATGGGGGCGCAGTGAATATCATTCACAATGGCATTGACAAGGGAGTTCCAGGGGATCTTGGGAAATCTAAGAAACTAAAATATCCATAACCAGGAATTAATTTTGACACGTCTGAGCTGGCTATGGATTTTAGCCTTGCTAATCAAAATAATAGTTGCGGGTTATTTGCCCCTGTCCCCCGACGAAGCCTATTATTGGGTATGGTCAAAGTACCCTCAAATGAGCTACTTCGATCATCCTCCATTTGTGGCCTGGCTCTTCCAATTCGGTCGCATTTTTGAAAATTATCATTCTTTTGTGCGCATCCCTTCCGTGATTTTTCTTCATTTTTCATTTTGGATATGGATCCCTATTTTGAAGAGATTCCTTGGTGATGACGAAGTGTGGAAATGGGCAATTTTGTGGCTTTTAAATCCGCTCACCGGGCCTGGCTCGATTGTAGTCACTCCAGATTTGCCTCTGATGTTCTTTTTGCCCTTAGCGACTTTAGCGCTCCTTCGTACAATTGAAACAAAATCATTGAAATGGGCCGCCTCTTTTGGAGTTTGTTTGGGGTTGGGGTTTTGTTCAAAATATCACATGGGTCTTTTTGGACTGATTGCCCTGATTTGGGCTCTGTGGGAAAGGAAGCTGACTCGTGGTCATTTGCTATGTTTGTTGATGGCGACTTTTTCCTTTTCGTTGACCTCTTTGCCTGTATGGTTATGGAATTTGAATAACGAATTTGCATCATTTCGCTTTCAAATCCATCATGGTTTGGGCCATTCGAAATGGAATCCTTTTTGGACGTGGTCCTATTTTATTGGACAGGTCGGCTTGCTTTTTCCCTTCGTGGTTTGGGCATTTTTATTAAATTTTCGAAGCAAGAGATTGCCGAAATGGGTGAACTTTTTTGCCTTGGGCCCTCTCATTTTTTTTCTGGCAAGCTCTTTCAGGGGTAAGGTCGAAGCAAACTGGCCAATTGTAGCTTACCCCTTCTTTCTGGCGGTTGCAGGCCTCTATTTTCCTTCGCGACTTTTTAAGATAACTTTGGTTACTTGGGTTGCCCTGACTTCATTTTTTATTGTGGATTTAGGTTTCGGAATCATTCC
Proteins encoded:
- a CDS encoding helix-turn-helix domain-containing protein, translated to MKNTGKVLQENREKQGMTISEVALATKINPRVLQAMEAGNMDKLPAISFLRGFVRSYAGHLKMDGDQLLALFNEELNVQPQAIEELGVANKEPEKKESSSIPWYHNLPILKDTSLTSKSLVAGSIILLIGLIVGVKGIVEKYEKEGHVSNAPEDIVGLKHEGETNIDEGDQLRTAKSVGSAVQSETSKSDLSRSTANETKKSPVLALPSNQNPEPSKQINGTGGPKLPVEPVVNKPIADIKVTPSVSPSATPAKLSDQPVNKTLEGVSPKEVLNTVKNPTEEGAAPVGIKGGTQEIIIEALDKVEVTFRIDGGDLKKLALQPEQVHTIKGKSSVSIDLMDGGAVNIIHNGIDKGVPGDLGKSKKLKYP
- a CDS encoding glycosyltransferase family 39 protein, which produces MTRLSWLWILALLIKIIVAGYLPLSPDEAYYWVWSKYPQMSYFDHPPFVAWLFQFGRIFENYHSFVRIPSVIFLHFSFWIWIPILKRFLGDDEVWKWAILWLLNPLTGPGSIVVTPDLPLMFFLPLATLALLRTIETKSLKWAASFGVCLGLGFCSKYHMGLFGLIALIWALWERKLTRGHLLCLLMATFSFSLTSLPVWLWNLNNEFASFRFQIHHGLGHSKWNPFWTWSYFIGQVGLLFPFVVWAFLLNFRSKRLPKWVNFFALGPLIFFLASSFRGKVEANWPIVAYPFFLAVAGLYFPSRLFKITLVTWVALTSFFIVDLGFGIIPEKWTPSKLKEIKRIESAFGETREYRPLFVHSYQIAAKMSFLNREAIYKLRGSGRFDFFDGLEGSMPPKEPFYFLTLRGESLPVEYVKDFMISDRTEIGDDFDLLKVIPQ
- the ndk gene encoding nucleoside-diphosphate kinase, whose amino-acid sequence is MATERTFSIIKPNAVKKNVVGAIVQKFEENGLRIAALRMTRLDRSKCEEFYAEHKARPFFGELVSFMTSGPVVIICLAGENAVEKNRTLMGATDPAKADVGTLRRLFGDNVGENAVHGSDSHASAERELSLFFEKSEIVNV
- a CDS encoding tetratricopeptide repeat protein, whose protein sequence is MRFRKSKLSILAAVSIHLAPVFLFSCAPGQATVERRAQLHLQIGTALLGKGNYPGALQELLIAEQLDPENPAIQNNLGLAFFVRQKYPEAEQHIQMALVKAPHYTDARNNLGRLYIEMGNYNQAIVVLKRANEDLTYPFPDKTLTNLGIAHFNKGEFAVARDYLKKSLGIKRENCLTFNYYGRALFELSDFQLAAESFDQAIALCKSSKFDEPHYFSALSYYKTGDKSRAVARLEELIALFPEGKYSGQSKNMLKMIR